Genomic window (Streptomyces yatensis):
AGTCGGCGAAGGACAGCTCGCGGGTGTCCGACGCGTTCCACCCCACCTTGGAGTAGGGGGCGGCCACGGTGAAGCCGGGGGTGCCGGACGGCACGATGATCGAGGAGATCTCGGGGCGGCCGTCCTCCTTGCGGCCGGTGACGGCGGTGACGGTGACCAGCGCGGTGATGTCCGTACCGGAGTTGGTGATGAAGCACTTGGTGCCGTTGATCACCCACTCGCCGGTGGCCTCGTCCAGCCGGGCCGTGGTGCGGGTGGCGCCCGCGTCCGAGCCGCCGCCGGGCTCGGTCAGGCCGAACGCGCCCAGGGTCTCCCCGGAGCAGAGCCCCGGCAGCCAAGTGCGCTTCTGCTCCTCGGTGCCATAGAGGAAGATCGGCATCGCGCCGAGCGAGACGCCCGCCTCCAGGGTGATCGCCACCGAGGAGTCCACCCGGGCCAGCTCCTCCAGGGCGAGGCAGAGCGCGAAGTAGTCCCCGCCCATACCGCCGTACTCCTCCGGGAAGGGCAGGCCGAACAGGCCCATCCGGCCCATCTCGCGGACGATCTCGTACGGGAACTCATGGTGCTCCCAGTACTCCCCGATCTTGGGGGCGACCACATCATGCGCGAACGCCTCGACGGTGCGGCGCAGTTCCTCGTGTTCGGGCGAGAGTCGGTGGTCGATCGGCATGGCTCAGGTCTCCTTCTGGGAGAGGGCGCGGACGGTGCGGGACGGGCTGGGCCGGCCCAGATGCCGGGCCATCCACACGCTGGTGGCGGTGAGACGGCCGATGTCGACCCCGGTCTCGATGCCGAGGCCGTCGAGCATCCACACGAGGTCTTCGGTGGCGAGATTGCCGGTGGCGCTCTTGGCGTAGGGGCAGCCGCCGAGGCCACCGGCGGAGGCGTCGACGGTGGTCACGCCGTGCTCGAGCGCGGCGAGGGTGTTGGCCAGTGCCTGGCCGTAGGTGTCGTGGAAGTGCACGGCCAGCCGGTCGTTGGTGACGCCCGCCTCGTTGAGCGTGGCCAGCAGCTCCCGCACATGGCCGGGGGTGGCCACGCCGATGGTGTCGCCGAGGCTGATCTCGTCGCATCCCATGTCCAGCAGGCGGCGGCTGACCGAGACGGTCTGGGAGATCGGGACCTGACCCTCCCACGGGTCGCCGAAGCACATCGACAGATAGCCGCGCACGGCCACGCCCGCGTCCTCGGCCTTGGCGACGACCGGCTCGAACATCTCCAGCGCGCCGGCCACCGTGCGGTTGAGATTGGCCTTGGCGAAGGACTCCGTGGCGCTGGCGAAGACGGCGATCTCGCGCGCGCCCAGCGCGAGGGCGCGGTCGAGCCCGCGCTCATTGGGCACGAGCACGGGGAGCCGGGCGGCCACGTCGTCGATCAGCGGCATCAGCTCCTCGGCGTCCGCCAGCTGGGGCACCCACTTGGGATGGACGAAGCTGGTGGCCTCGATGGTGTCGAGACCGGCCTCGG
Coding sequences:
- a CDS encoding acyl-CoA dehydrogenase family protein, with translation MPIDHRLSPEHEELRRTVEAFAHDVVAPKIGEYWEHHEFPYEIVREMGRMGLFGLPFPEEYGGMGGDYFALCLALEELARVDSSVAITLEAGVSLGAMPIFLYGTEEQKRTWLPGLCSGETLGAFGLTEPGGGSDAGATRTTARLDEATGEWVINGTKCFITNSGTDITALVTVTAVTGRKEDGRPEISSIIVPSGTPGFTVAAPYSKVGWNASDTRELSFADCRVPAANLLGAEARGYAQFLRILDEGRIAISALATGLAQGCVDESVAYARTREAFGRPIGANQAIQFKLADMEMRAHMARVAWRDAASRLVLGEPFKKEASIAKLYSSEIAVDNAREATQIHGGYGFMNEYPVARMWRDSKILEIGEGTSEVQRMLIARELGFAS
- a CDS encoding hydroxymethylglutaryl-CoA lyase, whose amino-acid sequence is MTLPMTVPAPGLPTRVRIHEVGPRDGLQNEKALVPVALKAEFIRRLAEAGLDTIEATSFVHPKWVPQLADAEELMPLIDDVAARLPVLVPNERGLDRALALGAREIAVFASATESFAKANLNRTVAGALEMFEPVVAKAEDAGVAVRGYLSMCFGDPWEGQVPISQTVSVSRRLLDMGCDEISLGDTIGVATPGHVRELLATLNEAGVTNDRLAVHFHDTYGQALANTLAALEHGVTTVDASAGGLGGCPYAKSATGNLATEDLVWMLDGLGIETGVDIGRLTATSVWMARHLGRPSPSRTVRALSQKET